In the Clostridium cagae genome, CAATATATTTTTTATAGAAAATTAATATGAATTTTACTGAAATATATCATTCTGCTAATTATAATTATTAGGAAAAGATATTACATGATTGTTTGAGGTATAGTTATTAGCTGATTTAGTTTTTAAAGCAAAGTGATATATAGCTTTTGAAATTATATCTGCAAGCATTGAAACAGTGTATAATCTAGTATTTTGTAAAACTAAAAAATCAAAATTACTAGAAATATTAACTATACCAGTTATAGAAATATCGCCAACTGCTGGAAGATCTTTATTTAAAGCCTTTCCAGGATAAAGAGGCTTTTTATCTATAAAAATTTTACCTATATTATTTATTTTGCCCAAGCAAGAATCTATTGCAATAATAAATGGATTATTAAACTTTAGATTTATCTCATCTATTCTTTGAACTAAATTTTTTGAATGAATAGGATTTTTTAAATTTCCACATATATGAATATTATCATAAGATAAAAATTGAAGTTTATATCCAATTAAAGGACCTAAACAATCACCTGTTGATCTGTCGGTACCTATGCAGAGAAAAACAATATTTCTTTTATCATCTAATATTGGTTTTAACTCTGAAAATAAATAATCACATATTTTTATATATGAGGTAGAAATACTTGAATCTATAGAAAATGAATTTTTCATACAAAACCTCCCTTTAAAGAAATTATTTCCTTTAAAGGGAGGTTTTATTCAAAACTTATGATTATAATAAAATTAAAATATATTTTATTATAAGTATCTATATACATTTATCTTTTGCAATCTTATTTAAAATGCTTAGTGTATAATTAATATCTTCAATAGAATTAAAATTACTAATACTAAGTCGTACTGTTCCATTAGGAAATGTACCAATTGTTTTATGAGCTAATGGAGCACAATGCAATCCAGTTCTAGTTTTAATGTTATTACATTCTAAATAATAACCTGTTTCTGAAGTATCTAAGTTATTTACATTGATAGACACACAGGTTGTAGAATTATTACCAGTTGTATCTCCATATACATTTAAGTCGTGTATATTTAATAAGCCTTGAAGCAAATGCTTTAATAAATAATTATTATGTTCATAAATATTATCTATACCAACTGAATTTATATATTTAATTCCTTCGGTTAATCCAACAATTCCTGGCATATTTAGTGTACCAGATTCAAATTTATCAGGTAAAAACTCTGGTTGACTTAATGAGTATGAAGAACTACCAGTACCCCCTTGAATAAGGGGTTTGCATGAGCTATTTAATTTATCATCTAATATAAATCCACCAATCCCTTGTGGTCCAAATAAACTTTTATGTCCTGTAAAGCATACGGCATTTGCGTGAATTTCTTTCATATTAAGATCAATGACTCCAGCACCTTGAGCTGAATCTACAATAAAGAATATATTATTTTTATTACAAATGTCTCCTACAGATTTTAAATCTTGAATTGATCCAGTTACATTTGAGGCTTGAGTAAGAATTATAAGTTTTGTATTGGGTTTTATTTTATTTTCAATATCAGTAGGATTTATAAATCCTAACTTATTTGCATTTACTATATCAAGTTCTACATTTAAATGTTCTTTTGCATAAAATAAAGGCCTTACTACAGAATTATGTTCCATGGAAGAAGTGATAACATGATCGCCAGATTTTAATATACCTTTAATAAGTGTATTTAAAGATGTAGTTACATTATTAGTAAATATAACATTTTTTGAACTGTTAAATCCCAAAAAAGTACAAACGGTTTCTCTAGCATTATAAAGTAATTTATTACTTTCCATTGAATTAGAATAATTTCCTCTACCTGAATTGCCACCTACATTAATCATATAGTTATACATTGCATCAACAACTTGTTTTGGTTTAGGAAAAGTCGTTGATGAATTATCTAAATAAACGTTCATATAATAAAGTCACCTCTAAAAAATAAATTTTAATATACCCCATATTATAAATAATATACTTAATAAAAAAAGAAAATAGTTTAAAACTTTTGATGTTTTACTACAAAAATCATCTTTACACATTTTCACACCTTTTATACTCAATAAATTAAGTACAAAAAACCAAGTTAAACTTCCTATGATCATTGCCGACAAAGCAAAAATAAAATATATTCTTCCATGCAATCTCCATACACTTAGGATTGTACCACTTAAAGCAATCCATAATGATGGTGTAGTAGGATTTAAAAAAGTTATAAGAAATCCAGCTAAAAAACTATTAGATGAATTTGAAGTAGATATATTTAGTGATCTAGAATTTAAGTTATTAGTATTTTTTTTATTAGATATATTATTAAACAGCATTAAAACAAATCCTGAAACAATCCAAAATAATCCTTCGAATTTTCTATTGTTATTTAATATATTAAATAATCCTAAATTTATTATTATAATATATAAAAGATCTGCCGATACTGCGCCAAGTGATACCTTATAGCCTTCTTTAAATCCATGAGAGATAGATCTATTAATAGCTTCTAAGCCAGAAGGTCCTAAAGGAATAGCAGATACAAATCCAGTCATAAAACCTATTAGTAATGGTTTAAAAATCATAAATAAGTACAACATTTAATTCTCCCTTTAATTTTAGTCATATATAATTATAATGTAATATAGTAAATTAATCATTAAAATTAAGTACATAATTATAATTGGGGCTGTTTTAGCAGTGTATTGGTATATGTATAAGTAAAATGGGAAAGAAGAAAGTCAAATAATAATGTAGCTACATATATCAAAATATATTTAAAATAGAATCTTATGACTAAGATAAATAATCAATATATATTTATTATTTATTAAAATTAGATATAATATAAAGTATATAAACAATAGATACATATAGGTGGGTGTAACATGAATTATTATATAATAGTTTTTAAAAATACTTTTGATGCCATGGCAGCCGATAAATATTTACAAGAAGGCAAATATGACTTTAGAATAATGCCTACTCCAACTTCTATAACTAAAAGCTGTGGAATATGCGTTAGAATTAATGATAAAGAAGTAATGAATGAAGTAATTAAAAATAATAAATTTGAATATAAAAATATATACTTAAAAGATAATAATGGGTATGTTTCAATTGAATAAATTTAAAATTAGGAGTGCTTCATTTAATGATTAATTATTTAATAAAATTTGATTGGAATCAAGAAGAGATAAAAATAGGTAAAATATTAATAAAGTTAAGTAATATTGAAACCTTAATAAATAAAACATTAATTATAATTGGTGTATTTATATTAATGTATATATCTATTAAAATAGGAAATTACTTAATTAGAAAGTTTGTTGAAAGACAAGTAAAAAGCAATACAAGGTTATCTTTAGACTCACAACGTGCAAAAACACTTGGGGAAGTAATGAAAAGTGTTTTAAAATATGCAGTTTATTTTATAGGAATAGCATCTATAATATCTACTTTATTTAAGGGATTATCATTTACATTTGCTAGTATGGGTGGATTAGCTGTTGGATTCGGTGCTCAAAGTTTGATTAAAGATTTAATAAATGGATTTTTCATATTATTCGAAGATCAATTTGGAGTTGGAGATCATATAACAGTAGGAACATTCAATGGAATAGTTGAAAGTATAGGAATTAGAACTACAATAATAAAGGATTTTACTGGAGATATTCATTCTATCCCAAATGGTTCAATTATTCAGGTTACTAATCATTCAAGAGGCAATATAAGATTTATCGTGGATGTTGATATTGCATATGAAGAAAATATAGATAATGCAATTTCCATAATAAAAGAAGTTTGTTCAAATTTTGAACAAGATAATGAAGACATAAGAGAGCCTATAGAAGTATTAGGGGTGAATGCTTTAAACGCTTCAAGTGTAACAATTAGAGTAATTGGAAAAAGCAAACCGCTTAAACAATGGGAAATGGAAAGAGAATTAAGAAAGTTAATAAAATTGAGATTAGATAAAGAGGGAATAGAAATACCATATCCTAAGACTCAATTAGTAAGTGCTAACATGGAAAA is a window encoding:
- the yyaC gene encoding spore protease YyaC: MKNSFSIDSSISTSYIKICDYLFSELKPILDDKRNIVFLCIGTDRSTGDCLGPLIGYKLQFLSYDNIHICGNLKNPIHSKNLVQRIDEINLKFNNPFIIAIDSCLGKINNIGKIFIDKKPLYPGKALNKDLPAVGDISITGIVNISSNFDFLVLQNTRLYTVSMLADIISKAIYHFALKTKSANNYTSNNHVISFPNNYN
- a CDS encoding aminotransferase class V-fold PLP-dependent enzyme, producing MNVYLDNSSTTFPKPKQVVDAMYNYMINVGGNSGRGNYSNSMESNKLLYNARETVCTFLGFNSSKNVIFTNNVTTSLNTLIKGILKSGDHVITSSMEHNSVVRPLFYAKEHLNVELDIVNANKLGFINPTDIENKIKPNTKLIILTQASNVTGSIQDLKSVGDICNKNNIFFIVDSAQGAGVIDLNMKEIHANAVCFTGHKSLFGPQGIGGFILDDKLNSSCKPLIQGGTGSSSYSLSQPEFLPDKFESGTLNMPGIVGLTEGIKYINSVGIDNIYEHNNYLLKHLLQGLLNIHDLNVYGDTTGNNSTTCVSINVNNLDTSETGYYLECNNIKTRTGLHCAPLAHKTIGTFPNGTVRLSISNFNSIEDINYTLSILNKIAKDKCI
- a CDS encoding LysE family transporter: MLYLFMIFKPLLIGFMTGFVSAIPLGPSGLEAINRSISHGFKEGYKVSLGAVSADLLYIIIINLGLFNILNNNRKFEGLFWIVSGFVLMLFNNISNKKNTNNLNSRSLNISTSNSSNSFLAGFLITFLNPTTPSLWIALSGTILSVWRLHGRIYFIFALSAMIIGSLTWFFVLNLLSIKGVKMCKDDFCSKTSKVLNYFLFLLSILFIIWGILKFIF
- a CDS encoding DUF3343 domain-containing protein; this encodes MNYYIIVFKNTFDAMAADKYLQEGKYDFRIMPTPTSITKSCGICVRINDKEVMNEVIKNNKFEYKNIYLKDNNGYVSIE
- a CDS encoding mechanosensitive ion channel family protein, which gives rise to MINYLIKFDWNQEEIKIGKILIKLSNIETLINKTLIIIGVFILMYISIKIGNYLIRKFVERQVKSNTRLSLDSQRAKTLGEVMKSVLKYAVYFIGIASIISTLFKGLSFTFASMGGLAVGFGAQSLIKDLINGFFILFEDQFGVGDHITVGTFNGIVESIGIRTTIIKDFTGDIHSIPNGSIIQVTNHSRGNIRFIVDVDIAYEENIDNAISIIKEVCSNFEQDNEDIREPIEVLGVNALNASSVTIRVIGKSKPLKQWEMERELRKLIKLRLDKEGIEIPYPKTQLVSANMEKGDL